A DNA window from Impatiens glandulifera chromosome 7, dImpGla2.1, whole genome shotgun sequence contains the following coding sequences:
- the LOC124909811 gene encoding putative lipid-transfer protein DIR1, with translation MDLEQLHLCRVLNVFQLINNRDVIHDVGNGKDQVKSLFVTRHRKRKVIKEKMNCYDTISYSSAAATTNKICGVVLDEFLQCLPAVEGSPPSAPTKGCCGVIRKANLPCLCKYKSKIRDMGIDPVMVLALPKKCRIKLPQKC, from the exons ATGGATCTTGAACAACTCCACCTATGTCGTGTATTGAATGTTTTCCAACTCATTAACAATAGAGACGTGATTCATGATGTTGGAAACGGCAAGGACCAAGTGAAATCCTTGTTTGTTACTCGTCATCGGAAAAGAAAAGTGATTAAAGAGAAGATGAACTGTTATGATACAAT atcttACTCTTCTGCTGCAGCTACTACTAACAAGATTTGTGGCGTCGTCTTGGACGAATTTCTGCAGTGCCTTCCGGCGGTGGAAGGCAGTCCACCTTCGGCTCCCACAAAGGGTTGTTGCGGGGTAATTCGAAAGGCTAATCTGCCATGTCTATGTAAATACAAGTCCAAGATTCGCGACATGGGTATTGACCCGGTCATGGTCTTGGCCTTGCCCAAAAAATGCCGCATCAAACTTCCACAGAAATGCTAA